Proteins from one Leptospira perdikensis genomic window:
- a CDS encoding HNH endonuclease, whose protein sequence is MKEVEIGQEISNEQLTEIFEVGNMGGMRKSLKNNLLVLISDPYKGYYTDRWDGNILYYTGTGKLGDQKLEKQNADLANSIKTGLQIHLFEVFNPKKYFYHGKVRFTGDVLKEKQKDIEGRNRDVIIFPLEKITHNYLVELEYLKHKENLSDSEIKKKNSKEIKNLLDNYKPKPSSKRLISSIFYERNSILKEYVKRRANGKCELCNDSAPFLDNKGNPFLEVHHIIWLSKNGEDSIENTVALCPNCHRKMHILEDKNDMEKLIKIPKQLPDSV, encoded by the coding sequence ATGAAAGAAGTAGAAATAGGACAAGAAATTTCAAATGAACAATTAACCGAAATATTCGAAGTCGGTAATATGGGAGGAATGAGAAAAAGCCTAAAAAATAACCTCTTAGTACTTATTTCAGATCCTTATAAAGGTTATTATACTGACCGCTGGGATGGAAACATTCTATATTACACAGGCACAGGTAAATTAGGTGATCAAAAATTAGAAAAACAGAATGCCGATTTAGCAAATTCGATTAAAACTGGATTGCAAATTCATCTTTTTGAAGTCTTTAATCCCAAAAAATACTTCTATCATGGAAAAGTGAGATTTACCGGTGATGTTCTAAAAGAAAAACAGAAAGATATTGAAGGAAGAAATAGAGATGTAATTATCTTTCCTCTAGAAAAAATCACACACAACTATTTAGTTGAACTTGAGTATTTAAAACATAAAGAAAACTTATCTGATTCAGAAATTAAAAAAAAGAATTCAAAAGAAATCAAAAATCTATTAGATAATTATAAACCTAAACCTTCTAGCAAAAGATTAATCTCTTCTATTTTTTATGAAAGAAACTCTATCCTAAAAGAATATGTTAAAAGAAGAGCAAATGGAAAATGTGAACTCTGCAACGACAGTGCTCCGTTCCTAGATAATAAAGGAAATCCATTCTTGGAAGTTCACCACATTATCTGGTTATCAAAGAATGGTGAAGATTCTATTGAAAATACTGTTGCGCTTTGCCCTAATTGTCATAGAAAAATGCATATTCTAGAAGATAAGAATGATATGGAAAAATTGATTAAAATCCCTAAACAATTACCAGACAGCGTATAA
- a CDS encoding nucleotidyltransferase family protein, which yields MKVETKKELIEELTKIKPILNNDFGVLKIGVFGSFAKDTVNSNSDVDLLVEMKSPDFDSFVGLKIFLENLFERNVDLVRKRNQIKPSFLNRIQKDIINV from the coding sequence ATGAAGGTAGAAACCAAAAAGGAATTGATTGAGGAATTAACCAAAATTAAACCAATTCTAAATAATGATTTTGGTGTTCTGAAAATCGGCGTCTTTGGGTCTTTTGCTAAAGATACAGTTAACTCGAATAGCGATGTTGATTTACTCGTTGAAATGAAATCTCCCGATTTTGATTCTTTTGTTGGTTTAAAAATATTTTTAGAAAATCTTTTTGAACGCAATGTTGATCTTGTTCGAAAAAGGAATCAAATTAAACCTTCCTTTCTCAATAGAATTCAAAAAGATATTATAAATGTCTGA
- a CDS encoding HepT-like ribonuclease domain-containing protein — MSEEIYERFEFILESIVIIENRFLKIKYPDDLINSQDGITILDSIAMRLQAIGDNLKSVTKLDNKFLNNYPDTDWEKIMKMRDVISHHYEGLDHEIIYNICKNKIPELKLTVQLILEQLNGV, encoded by the coding sequence ATGTCTGAAGAAATATACGAAAGGTTCGAATTTATTCTTGAATCGATCGTAATCATTGAAAATAGATTCTTAAAAATTAAATATCCGGATGATCTAATTAATTCCCAAGATGGAATTACTATACTTGATTCAATTGCAATGAGATTACAAGCAATCGGAGATAATCTTAAATCTGTTACAAAATTAGATAATAAATTTCTAAATAATTATCCCGATACGGACTGGGAAAAAATTATGAAAATGAGAGACGTGATTTCTCATCATTATGAAGGTCTTGATCACGAAATAATTTATAATATCTGTAAAAACAAAATACCTGAATTAAAACTTACTGTTCAATTAATTCTTGAACAACTCAACGGCGTATAA
- a CDS encoding YrhB domain-containing protein, producing the protein MKINKEFPISFNIQLNYINEKASIDERLFIKKFNSYFGQFDLKALESILHPYKSGITIGRFSESNAKKIINEYKDLKLKLTERNPTLRNKILIHSENDALQKANDYLNQKSADLEADEYIITKTEVKQYGWLVYFTNKKYVETNDESFLLFGNGPFIINKYDASIYQIGSANPETQIYKYELEYFPDFVGSFEYVQKELTRILGNEEDIFLFDT; encoded by the coding sequence ATGAAAATTAATAAAGAATTTCCAATATCATTTAATATTCAACTCAACTATATTAATGAAAAAGCCTCAATAGATGAAAGATTATTCATTAAGAAATTTAATTCTTATTTTGGACAATTTGATCTAAAAGCATTAGAAAGCATCCTCCATCCTTACAAATCAGGTATCACAATTGGGAGATTTTCTGAATCTAATGCAAAGAAAATTATAAATGAATACAAAGATTTAAAGCTAAAACTTACGGAGAGGAATCCAACACTGAGAAATAAAATTCTCATTCATTCCGAAAATGATGCCCTACAGAAGGCCAATGATTATTTGAATCAAAAATCAGCAGATCTAGAAGCCGATGAGTATATAATTACTAAAACTGAAGTAAAACAATACGGCTGGCTCGTCTATTTCACAAATAAAAAATATGTCGAAACTAACGATGAATCCTTTCTTTTATTCGGCAATGGTCCTTTTATTATCAATAAATACGATGCAAGCATTTATCAAATTGGTTCTGCAAATCCAGAAACCCAAATCTATAAATATGAATTAGAATATTTCCCAGATTTTGTAGGCTCGTTTGAATACGTTCAAAAAGAATTAACTCGTATTTTAGGAAATGAAGAAGATATTTTTTTATTCGACACCTAA